The Candidatus Phytoplasma asteris DNA segment GTAGCACACCCTTCTTTAAGTTTTCAAGAAACAACCTTAGTTAATGGCTTGTTGTACCAATTTGCAACTTTAAGTCATGTAGATACCCAAAGACCTGGTATCGTGCATAGACTTGACAAAAATACTACTGGTTTATTAATTATTGCCAAAAATAATGATGTAAGCGACAAACTACAAATTGCGTTCCAACAAAGAAAAATTACCAAAATCTATTGGGCTTTAATTGAAGGTTTTTTAGAAGATAAAGGCACTATCAAACTGCCTATTGGAAGAAATCCTCATAATCGATTAAAAATGCAAGTTATTCCAGACGGTAAAACTGCTGTTACTCATTTTAAAACTTTGCAACGTTTTTCTCACTTTTCTTTGATGGAATTTAATTTGGAAACAGGAAGAACTCATCAACTAAGAGCACATTTTTCCTTCCTCAAACGTCCTATTATAGGAGATCTACTTTATGGTTCATCACACCATATTACTCCTTTAGGTCAATTTTTGCATGCCAAAATGTTAAAATTCAACCACCCTATCACCAATCAAAATCTTATTTTAGAAGCACCCTTACCTGCTAATTTTGAAAAGCTTTTACAATCTCTTAACAACTCCAATTAATGCTTTAAACTTTTTTATCTTTACTTTATCATTTGTGTTTTAAACTTTTTATTTTTTTCACCCACTTTCCAATTTTACAATCATTTAAATTAAAAAAACAATAAACAAGGAATTATTTATGATTAAAATTAATAATCTTTCGAAAACTTTTTTCCTTAAAAAAAAAAACTTCCAGTTTTACAAAACATTTCACTTGCAGTTTTGAAAGGCGAAATCTTTGGGTTAGTAGGAACTTCGGGTTCTGGCAAAACTACTTTATTAAAAATTATGAATGGATTTATGTTGCCTGATAAAAATGCTAATTCTTCCATGCAAAAAGCTTTTAGTCATCTAGAAAGTGCTATGATTTTTCAAAATTTTAATCTTTTGAGTAATTTAAATGTTTTTGAAAATGTGGCTCTTCCTTTAGAAATAAGAAGCACTCCCGAAGAACAAATTACTACTAAAGTAAATAAAATGCTAG contains these protein-coding regions:
- a CDS encoding RluA family pseudouridine synthase, which produces MNEKKEFLISASEAFQRLDHFLLTHINLNKSQCQKLILAQQVLVNSKPAKKSYLLKAQDLITVIIPQTQESVNLQTPQNLNLDIIYEDPYLAVINKPANLVAHPSLSFQETTLVNGLLYQFATLSHVDTQRPGIVHRLDKNTTGLLIIAKNNDVSDKLQIAFQQRKITKIYWALIEGFLEDKGTIKLPIGRNPHNRLKMQVIPDGKTAVTHFKTLQRFSHFSLMEFNLETGRTHQLRAHFSFLKRPIIGDLLYGSSHHITPLGQFLHAKMLKFNHPITNQNLILEAPLPANFEKLLQSLNNSN